Genomic window (Brachyspira hampsonii):
ATTAGTGTAATGGAGCTTTTGGATTTAAAAAAAGAAAATACTGTTAATACTTCAGGAGACGGAAAAAAAGCTGTATTAAGAGGCGTAATAGAAGAGAATGGAAAAAAAATATTGAAAATAGATAGTCAGGAGGTTGCTAAAAAACAGGAGGCTGCTATAGAAAAAACTAAGTCATTGTATGAAACAGCTAAGAACGGCGGCGGAATAGATTTTGACTCTATGAAAAAGGAAGTTAATACTATGCTTTCTTCTATTGTTGAAAATAAAGATGCTCATTCATATCTTTCTATGTTAAAAAGAAAAGATGAAACTATGTATAAGCATGCTGTTGATGTAGCGACATTAGCGGCTATTACTGCCGGTGAATTAAATCTTACTAAAGTTGATATGTCTAATATTATGCTTGGTGCTTTAGTACATGATATAGGAAAAGTTCTTATACAGGAAAGTTTGCTTTCAAAAGTTAATCTTACTAAAGAAGAAGAAGCTATATTAAAAAAACATCCTACTCAAGGTTATAAATTGGTAAAAAGAGATAATTTAGATGACAATATAGCAGATATCGTATTAGAACATCATGAAAAATATGATGGAACAGGATATCCGTTTCAAAAAGACAATAAAGACATAAGTTTATATAGTAAAGTAGTATCTATTTGTAATACTTTTAATAATTTGATAACTAAAGGCGAACATGGTGTTCCATGCACTCCGGATAAAGCTGTAAAAATCATTATATCTTTAGCAAAAAAAGATTTTGACAGCGATGTTGTCAAAGCATTCCAAAAGGCGGTTGGATTTTACCCTAATAACACAAGAGTAAAACTTTCAAATGGAAGTATAGCAAGAGTCATAGAACAAAACCCTAATTTACCTTTAAGACCTGTACTATCTATTGTTAAGCATCTTGATGGTACTGTTAGCGATGGATTAGAGGTTATTGATTTGTCTGTATCTAGTGATTTATTTATTAAAGAAATAATGTAATATTTAATATTTTAATTTTTGTTTTTTAGATAAAAGACGAGTTAAATATTTTAATTCATATTTTGAATAGTAATCTTTCACCATTGTAACTCCTCTTTTATTAAAAAAAGAAAAATATTTATATTTTTCTAATGTAGATAAAAGCTGTGAGAAATGTTCTTTTTCTAATCTAAAAGCTGCTGAAACTTCTTCCAAAGAATATAATTTATTTTCATCTTTGAAATATTTATTTAAAAATTTATTTGATTTTACTGTTGTACGAATATTATCAATAATTATTTTTATAATTAAAGCTATAATAAATAATATTAATGGATATTGTATTATTTTGGGCATTATCAATTAGCTTGATTAAATAAAATTAAGTTCATAAATATTTCACCTAATTCAGTTTTATAACTTATAGATAATATTTTATCATTTTCCTTTTCCAGCATAGACATCTGTTCGCTCATAAGTATAGCAGGAGGAGTCATATCTAAATCTATATGTTTTGTTGATAAATCATTTATAGCACTTCCAGCAACCATATTAACAAATTCTTTAATAGTGGCAATAAATATATCGTCTATTGTAGTTATAGATTCCATATTAAGAACTGAAGCTAATTTAAAAGCGGTTGCTTTGCTCATATTAAACATAAGTCTTCCGCTTAAATCTCCTGTGATACCTACAAATACTATAACGCCTCCGACATGATTTGCGTTTCTGTATATTCTTACATCGCCTTTTCCAACTTTTGAATTGAAATAACTTTTTAATATAATTACTGTACCTTTGCTGAAAGCATTTACTACATCTAAATCAAACATATAAATAACACCATATAATTTATTTTGTAATAATAATCGGAAATAAATATCATATTCTTAAGAGTATACTACTATTATACAAATATTCAAGTAAAAAATACAATTATTATATATTAATTAACAGAAATCTTGACTACAAATAAAAAGAATGATATCATTAAATAAAATTATATAGTATATAAAATAGTAACCGATAATATTATGAGAGATAGAATACTTTGTTTATCTTTTACATTATTGATATTTGTATTTGGTATATTTATAAATCTTTTTTATAAAACTAATAATACAAATAATAAACTAATTAGTATTACAGTAAAAGGAGCGGTTGTTAATCAAGGAGTATATTTTTGTAAATATGGCATTTCAGTATCCGAAGTTTTAGAAATTTGCGGAGGAATGACTGAGCTTGGATATTTGCCGGTTGGGTTTGATTATAATATGCCTATAACCAATGATACTACGATTAATATACAAAAAAGATATTCAACTATAAGAAAAAATTATGAAGAGAATTGATAGTGGAAAAAGAATTCGCTAGTATTTTTGAAAGTAATAAAGAAATCTCGCTCGATGAGTATGAAATAAATAAACTTCTAGATAAAACTATAGAAATTAATGAAAATGAATTTCCTGTAATATCTATAGGGAATTCTGATAAAGAAAGTCCTAAAATATTAGCTACAATCACTACTAAAGAATATGAAGAAAGAGATAATTCTGAAAATATCAATTTGGAAGGCAGCGAAGAAATAACTAATAATGCTTATTCAGATGAAGAAACAAAAAAATATAAAAATCTTCAGGAAACTTTAAGCCTATCAGAAAATGATATAGAATCGGCAGGCGAAATAGTTGATTCTGAAATAGATATGTCCAGCTTATTTCCTAATTCTAATAATAGCCCTAAAATTGAAGAAGAAGAACCAGAAAAAAACAAGTCAGAGTTAACGGAAGAACAGTCTGAAATAATCAATAACATATATTCTGAAGAAGAGAATGATATACATAAAGAATCTGAAGAAGAATCTTTAGAGGGTTATGAATTAAGCAATATTGAAACGGTTGAAGATTTTAGTTTAGATGAGAGTTTCAAAAAAGTTTATGTATCAGAATATAGTGATGAAGATTTATTATATAATCAGTTAGAAGGTGATTCTGAAGATTCGTCTAATTCTGAAAATATTGAAGATGAAAACTTTAATGCAGAAGAGTTAAAGAGTTTAGATAATACTATAAAAGAATTGAAAATTGATAATGAAGAAGATGTTGATATAGAAAATTTAATTGGTGCAGATAATTTTTCAAATTTGGAAGAAGATATTAAAGATGAGAGTATTCGTTTAGGCGAAACAGATTTAAATAACTTAGAAGATACTCTAAAAAATTTATCAAATAATCAAAATACTTCATCTAAAGATCTTAATATAGAAGATTTAATATCTTTTGAGCATCTTAATAACTCAGAGGAATATTCTGATACTCAGGAAGAAGAAGAATCCAAGTTAGAGATGAAAGAGTATACAGATGAAGAACTTCTTGATTCTGATAATATATTAGAAGAAGAAACATCAGGAAACGAAGTTGCTGAAGAGCCTGAAAAAAATATTGAATCACAATCATCTTTAGAAGAATCAGAAAGTACAAAAGAAGCTGCTCCCTCAGAAGAAGAATCTGAATTAGAGATGAAAGAGTATACAGATGAGGAGCTTCTTGATTCTGATAATATATTAGAAGAAGAAACATCAGGAAACGAAGTTACTGAAGAGCATGAAAAAAATAGTGAGTCTCAATCATCTTTGGAAGAATCAGAAAATATAGAAAAAGAATTAATTGATGAAGGTTTATCTGCTTTAGAAGAATTAGAAAATATAGAAAAAGAATATTTAAAAGATTCTGATGCTTCAGAAATTGATAATGAATTATCATTAGATAAATATACATTAATTGAATTGGAAGATGGAACAAAAATAAAAAGAACTTCTTATGCAAAAGATAATATAGATGTTGATGATGCTGAATTTTCTGCCGAACAAAATTATGTTGTTCAGCATATATATTCAGAAGAACAAGATATTCTTATGAAAGAAGTATCTGAAAAAGATGCTCTTACAGAGGAAGAATTAGAAGATATTGATTGTGTTGAAGAATTTGATTTAAGTACATTTTTTAGTAATCAGAAAATTGATAATAATAATGATGATGAAATAGAGGTACCAGATTTATACGATGATATTTCTGTAATTGCTGATAATGATGATTCATCAGTAATAGATGAAGTATTGGAGTTGCCTGAAATAGATGATGAAGAACCTAAAGAAGTAAATTTAATAAAAGAAGATAATCTAAAAGAAGATGAAATAAACATACAATATAATGATAGAAATGTTGTAGTTCCAGATATAGATAATGTTGATTATATAGATGAATCTAATTATATAACAGAAATAGATAATGATGATGATATAATACAATTATCTGGAAATGAACTTGATTTAATAACTAGAGATGTTGAAATAGAATCTTCATCAAATGAAGAAAATATCACAGATGACTACAGAGAAAATAATTATACTATGTCAAAAATATCTGATGAAGAGTTGGAAGAGATAGATGACGGTTATGTAAATAATAATGAAGAAGATATCACAGATGACTACAGAGAAAATAATTATACTATGTCAGAAATATCTGATGAAGAGTTGGAAGAAATAAAAGATAAAGAATTAATTGATGAGTTAGAAGCAGAAGATATAAAAGAAGAAATATCATCAGCTATAGAAGAGTTAGAAGAAGCAAAACTAGATGAATTGATATCAGAATCTCAAGAAGAAGTAAAAGCAGATATTCAAGAAGAAT
Coding sequences:
- a CDS encoding HD-GYP domain-containing protein, coding for MPKIIIPLNEVKEGMKVASNIYNSDEKRIVDIGTVITKDIIETLKRNSITTISVMELLDLKKENTVNTSGDGKKAVLRGVIEENGKKILKIDSQEVAKKQEAAIEKTKSLYETAKNGGGIDFDSMKKEVNTMLSSIVENKDAHSYLSMLKRKDETMYKHAVDVATLAAITAGELNLTKVDMSNIMLGALVHDIGKVLIQESLLSKVNLTKEEEAILKKHPTQGYKLVKRDNLDDNIADIVLEHHEKYDGTGYPFQKDNKDISLYSKVVSICNTFNNLITKGEHGVPCTPDKAVKIIISLAKKDFDSDVVKAFQKAVGFYPNNTRVKLSNGSIARVIEQNPNLPLRPVLSIVKHLDGTVSDGLEVIDLSVSSDLFIKEIM
- a CDS encoding chemotaxis protein CheX; the protein is MFDLDVVNAFSKGTVIILKSYFNSKVGKGDVRIYRNANHVGGVIVFVGITGDLSGRLMFNMSKATAFKLASVLNMESITTIDDIFIATIKEFVNMVAGSAINDLSTKHIDLDMTPPAILMSEQMSMLEKENDKILSISYKTELGEIFMNLILFNQAN
- a CDS encoding SLBB domain-containing protein, translating into MRDRILCLSFTLLIFVFGIFINLFYKTNNTNNKLISITVKGAVVNQGVYFCKYGISVSEVLEICGGMTELGYLPVGFDYNMPITNDTTINIQKRYSTIRKNYEEN